aaaaatatagatcaaaattttaattgttttatgaAGAATAggttaaaatataagaattaaatttaaaagtataattaaaataataaaaaaattaaataattacatgaaaaaaaaagtgaaactagaggggaaaatatgaatttggccgGACCTAAATAAAGCAATGCGATTAATGCGACGTCGTTTTATGCCCATTTTCCATTATCCGCTTTCGTTACTATTCCCGCCATTACGACGGTCGTGGGGTTCAAAATTTCGCATCCCGATTGCAATTCCATTTCCATATCCTCTGAAACCCTAGAATTAGAAACAGAGAggattctagagagagagagagagagagatggatgtCAAAGAGGCAGGCTCGGCCCTTGATTCTCTGATATCTTCATTCAACACTCGGATAGCAGAGCTTCAAGAACTCGTCATAGCTCGCAACAGTTAATTCTCCAATTCCTTACTTAGAACCTCACATTCCCCGATTCatctttgaaaattatattcaaaattgTATTCACCATCTCCAAAATCTTTTTCTCTGTTTTTCGCAGTGTACCCAGCAAGTAGCGTCACTGATTTGTCGGCGGTGGACGCCGCGCTGAAGGCCATGGAGCTGCAGGTCCAGCAAATCAAAGAACGGTTGCGGGAAGAGACCGAAGCCATCCCTAAAGCCAAGGTAACTCTTCTCACaactatataaaaattttgggatCGTTTTGGGGTGTTAATATTGCTTGATCGTGTCTTTGTGATTCTTCCGTTTAAGTTACACTAGGGGTTCTGCACACGCATGGGCGTGTGCCATATGTATCTACGAGTATCGCTCATGATCATAACGGTGTCGGCGGTGGCGGTTTTGCTGGTTCCGACTACTTGTAGCTGGCTGGAGTGGATTCCCTCATCCATTTACGCTTGGGGCAGGGGATTCTTCTTCGTGCTGACCTCCTGCATCAACTCGGCCTTAGAAGGCTGGAGCCGAAGATCCTCTCCTTCTGTAAAATCTTTGTGGGCATATTTGTCCACCCATGCCCCTCTGTGTAATAGTATTGGAAATTGTCAACGATTGGAGATTTGCAGTTACTGAAGTACTGATCCGGTGAGGATTTTGCTACGTGGTTGATAACTAGTTAAGGCTTTTTCAGGTCTCGAATGATCACGAACCATGAGAATGTATAGAGAAGTACAGAGCCCTATATTTCAAATTTGCTCTTTATTCTGGGAATCTGCTTAACACCTCCGGAGTCCAAGTATTTTGTAGGTTGgggcaaaatgcaaaatgttaCATGCTGATTTTGGTCATAATTATCTGATAGCAAATGTGTTATATACATGTGACATCAGGAAAAAAGTTTGTTGGAACTGTTAATGCAcagtaaaaagaaataaaaagttttGGGTTGTTATTAgtgattgtaatattttttttggtaagCAAAGTGATCCTAATAGTGTTTGGTTGCACAAGGTTGTGAACAGGCCAAAGACTATTCTCTGCATGATGTTTAAATCATGACTAAGATTGAGTTTGGTAATCTTTGTTCTTACTGCAGAAGCTCATTGAAGCATCACTACGTCAGCAAAAGAAGTTGCAGAACATGTCTGTCCTTGTTCCTTCTCATTTGCCAGAGAGAGTAGCTGCTATAAATCCTGAACCTAGTAAATGGTAATcgtattattttttactataatAGTGTCTTTTCTGTCATGTTGTTGATGTCTGGTTTGTCCTCTTTTGATCTCTATTTTATTGGCGTCAGTCTGCTGCTGGAGACATCTAAAGCAGAAATTGGTTTAGAGTCTTCGAATCTGAAAGAGGAGCCTGCAGTGTTGCCTAAAGTAAGGGTCTCTCCCTGTAAGACGTATACAAATGTTAGAATAAAATGGATGTGGACAGATTATAGGGTGAGCATTAAAAGATTTTCATTGTTGAGGTGAATAGAGGTCTGCAACTTGGTATGCAACTCCTAAGTGGTATCCATTAAATTGGACCAGCAATCATACTTTGACAATCTTAGTTCTGGAGAATTTGTACCAATAACAAAATTTGTATTGACATATGAACATCATGTGTATATTCTATGAATATTACATAGATCATATGAGTATTTTGTGAATAATGTGTAATATTCTGTAAATTTTGCAGATCATATGAgtatttggttttgtttttcctAATAAGGCCCAAGACGGTAATGATTTTTCGAGTGGATCTAATCTTCATAGGCCTTGACCCATGATTGAAGTAGAACTCAAGTCCATATCACCACTTATTGGCAGCCCAAAatagaagtcgggccataagcccattaaccctttggaggagaaatgggcctaagACCATTTGCTCAAGTAATGGGAAGCCCAACCCACCATCTATTTGTCCTAGTtgtccacatatatatacatatgtcttggaggctctctctctctccctccctccctcataTCGACGCCGAATCCACCATGCCCCCTTGCTGTCTTCAGCGCCTTTTTTTCCCGTTGTGGGCGCCATCTCTTATTGGCTGTTGTGTTATTGCGTCTCTTGGATTTCCTTTGTCATTCTGGCTGATTCGATGGAAGCTTCGTGC
The Diospyros lotus cultivar Yz01 chromosome 12, ASM1463336v1, whole genome shotgun sequence DNA segment above includes these coding regions:
- the LOC127786851 gene encoding spindle and kinetochore-associated protein 1 homolog, coding for MDVKEAGSALDSLISSFNTRIAELQELVIARNMYPASSVTDLSAVDAALKAMELQVQQIKERLREETEAIPKAKKLIEASLRQQKKLQNMSVLVPSHLPERVAAINPEPSKCLLLETSKAEIGLESSNLKEEPAVLPKEKKGRGSPPLWYITSEELDSLSSYMRGRLTLDKVNAAINDMSTYAEATTHLITAPRKKLAENVLDKALELREIASTETVKGKHFFLETDIKGPSLKLDNTGKAILTVLRHLGRISEMRIGHHRVFILSKPQQMGMLH